The sequence ATCAAAGCAGCATTATTTCCTACACTTCCATCCTTTTCTTGCCCCACTAAAACTACATATGTCCCACAGGAATGACTATAGACCTCAGGGCCTTACTCAGGCCGACCTCCCACTAAAGGCTGAAGAACCACGCTGTGACGTAAAACACAGCCTGCAAGCTCCTCATGTTCCTCCTCTTCAAAGAGAGCTTCATGCATGGAGAGCTTGTAGGATATAGCCCAGAGCAAGGATGGTGCTACAAAgacagtatttattatttataatacaCTTCTATGAACTCAGGGCTCAGAGGCAGACTTGTCTATGGGGGCAAGCTTTATAAGGGAAAAGATGTAGCTAGAAGAAACACTAAAAGTACTGCAGAATGCAGAAGCCATGCTCACAAAAGCCATTCTTCAGATTGCAGGAGTCAGACACCCTTTGAGTTCACATGAAATTTGCTGTGTGATTTATGGGGCAGCTTAATTACAGCCAGGGTTCTTTTAAGTAGTAACACGGCCtaaaaaacatgattttaaagAATTAGGGGTCTACTGAGCCAGCATGTTTCTAAATTGCTCAAACGCAGATGGTGATGGAGACTCTAGCGCACTTTACGCGTCATATTGCTACCTCGAACCATCAGGAGGAATTGCAGCGGCCCCCGCACCCCTGTGCTGGGGAGCCAGGAGGGTCTCACTCACATGCCCCCAGAATGGGCTGAACCGCAGGTCCCTTCCCAGTGCCTGGGACCTCTCCACAGGGGTGGCCAAGCCGGGACAGAGCCagaggagcagggccaggagccagccccagggctgcatGCGTGGAGTGCTGGGCTGTGGGAGATGTGCCAGTCTCCCTGTACATCACCTCCTCCCCACCAGCGGGCTCGCAGGGGGCTCACTGCGGCACCCTGGGGTGGTGAGGGTCACGGTGGCcccgggactggggggggggtcattgCAGGGCTGCTGGGGTGTCGGCACAGGGCAACCTGGTACTGCTGGGACCCACTGCAGGCACCCCGGGGCTGTCCgggggggcacccagggctgTCAGGGGACACCCTTGGATGTCGGGGGACATACGTGGCACCTGGGGCTGCCAGGGGGCACCCTGGGCTGTCGGGGGGGGCaccatgggaagcaccagggttaTGGGGGACGCCCAGGGATGTCAGAGGGGGCACCCTCGGATGTCGGGGGACACCCTGAGCACCCAGGGCTCTCGGGGCGGCACCGTGAGATGCATCGGGGTTGTGGGGGGACACCCTGGGGCTGTCGGGGGGCACCCTCGGATGTCGGGGGACACCCTGGGCACCCAGGGCTGCCGGGGGCACCCTGGGCTGTCGGGGTGGGGGCaccatgggaagcaccagggttaTGGGGGACGCCCAGGGATGTCAGAGGGGGCACACTGCGATGTCGGGGGACACCCTGAGCACCCGGGGCTCTCGGGGCGGCACCGTGGGATGCATCGGGGTTGTGGGGGGACACCCTGGGGCTGTCGGGGGGCACCCTCGGATGTCGGGGGACACCCTGGGCACCCAGGGCTGCCGGGGGCACCCTGGGCTGTCGGAGTGGGGGCACCATGGGATGCACCGGGCTTGTGGGGGGACGCCCCGGGATGTCAGGGGACATCCTGGGGCTGTCAGGGGGGCACCCTCGGATGTCGGGGGCGACCCTGAGCACCCGGGGCTCTCGGGGCGGCACCGTGGGATGCACCGGGGGGGGCATCATGGGATGCcccggggctgtcggggaggaggggggggcagccggggctgtCGGGGCGGCACTATGGGATGCCCCGGGGCTGTCGAGGGGGGGCAGCCGGGTCGGCCGGGACCtcgcggagcggcggcgccgcgaCGCCGGCTCCCGGCTGCCATTTCCTCGCGCCGCCGCGCCGTCCCTCCatcttcctgcgcgccgcggccctcgcccgctcggcggcggctGGCCCGTCCcgcccccccttcccttcccctgcttccttccccatccccttccccttcccctcgccgcccgcctgcggccgccccccgcggagcccgggccggcgccggcagcggcccccgcccgcgcacacgcgcagcgcggcggccgcgtCCCCGGCATGCGGAGCTGCAAGATGGTCCGGGTGGCCAGCGTGCTGGGGCTGGTGATGCTCAGCATCGCGCTGCTCATCCTCTCCCTCATCAGCTACGTCTCCCTCAAGAAGGACAACATCTTcggcgcgccccgctccgccggcgcggGCGGGCCCCGCATGTACATGTTCCACGCGGGATTCAGGTAAGGGCGCCCGCGCCCCTCcgcctcggctcggcccggctcggttcggcccgcatccccccggcccggcccggcccggcccctccgccctttcccttcccctctctcccccgctTGCCCCCGTTTGGCGAACGGCCGAAAGCCCCGCGAAGGCCCCGCGGCCGCTCGccggcccgggggccgctgctcgccgctgcccccacccctgcccccccccgggctccccccggccccccgcggaggcgccgccgcggcctgcggggagcgggcggccccCCCCGGGGGACCGCGGCCGTGGGAAcctggcggccccggcggggcggaaaggcggcgggggagggtgggggggaggccgaCATCACCCggctcggcccggttcggctcggcacGGCCCAGCACGGCGCAACTAGGGTCGGCTCGGCAGGCCTCAGCTCGGCAAGGAtaagctcggcccggcccggcacggcacggcgcagccctgcatggccccgctcggcccggctcggcttgGTTCTGCCCGGCCCGGCTAGGTTCGGCAGGGCTCAGCTCGGCCCGACTCAGCTCGGCATGGCCCAGTTCgattcggctcggctcggcggcccggcccggctcggctcgtcCCGGCCTGGCTCGGCTTGGCTCGGCCctgctcggctcggctcggctcgtcCCGGCCTGGCTCGGCttggctcggcccggcccggctcggctcggcccggcctggctcggcccggctcggctcagctcagctcagctcggctcagctcggcccggcccggcccggctcgacccggctcggctcggcccggctcagctcggcccggcccggctcggctcagctcggcttggctcggcccggctcggctcggctcggctcggctcggcccggctcagctcggcccggctcggcccggcccggctcagctcggcccggcccggctcggctcggctcggcccggcccggcccggcccgactcggctcggctcagctcggcccggctcggcccggcccggcccggctcggctcggctcggctcggctcggctcggcccggcccggcccggcccggagcggcggggagcggcgggcgctgtccgcggtgctgatgCCGGCGGTCGCCGCCGGCTCGGCGGGGCGCGGACCCGGGCCCGGCTGGTAACGGGGTGCGGGTCTGCGTCTGCGTGTCTGCGGGCGTGGGTCCGCGTGTGCGCGCTCCTCCCCAGGTCCCAGTTCGCCCTGAAGTTCCTGGACCCCTCGTTTGTGCCCATTACAAACTCCCTGACCCACGAGCTGCAGGAGAAGCCCTCCAAGTGGACGTTCAACAGGACAGCGTTCGCACATCAGAGGTGAGCCCGCGGCCCGGCACCGCTCCCACTCGCTGGCTAGGCCGTCCCCCTCTCACCTTCCCTAAGGTTGTCCCTTTCCCTCCGGGGATTTAAGAAAATACAGTCAGGGACAGCTAAATACTCTGAGCTCTGAGTAATTTGCCAGCAGTGAGAGACAAAGGCTGAATCAGAGCATTTCCCAAGATGGTAACAGCTATCTTAGAAGAATTGATTATTTCAGAGCAGGACACCAAGCTGCAACACGCATTATTTTACCAAATGGCATGTGACCCAGTTTCCCAGAGTGCAAGTGAAATTGTCATTTCTTCAAGATAAATGGCTggttttttaaaacttgaaacaAATCAAACCGTAACAGCCATGAAATGGAGGGCAAAACACGCCCAAAATGAAACTTCCCAGCTAATAGCAATTCTGAGCAAGTGCAGTGCAGCTCTGCCTTCCCAGCTCTCACTCGGGCTGGCAGAGTGGGCAGAGAGAAGAGTTCAGGTGGGGACCATCAAGTCCAgatccagctgagatgccctcctCGCACACTGCCTTCTGCCTCCTATTTGCACATTGCACTGACTTTTCTGGTGGGTGGCAATGGAAAGtgtttctctgttctctgctttcattttctcattgCCATCCCTCATTGTTATGCCGCCTTAGAGATATGGCAGTGGCCACCTCTTAGCATCGCTTGGTTCCTGGCACCACCATCTAACCCTTAATAAATATCTTAGTGTCACTTCACTGTTGATATTAGCTAATGCCTCAAGATCTGCCTTTGCATTTGTCTGTTAGCCATAACCCGTAATTAGGGAACCCACTGGGACTCCATTAATGCTTAGACATTGGAGGATGTGAGCTGGAAGGAAGGttgtttgttttccataaacAGGAGCAAATAAAGTGGTATTGGTTTTCTGATTTTATGCCCTGCTAGGGAAATTCCTGAGcagggttgttttgtttgtttttaagtattcCGAATAACCCTTTTAAAAATTCCAATGTCCGAATAAGACATTAAGGAATTATGTTTACATAAAGGGAGAAGTGACTGTCACTTTTTTTATCATCCAAAGCTTCTTAATGAGAGCGCACAAAATGCTTGTATTTAAGAAATCAGCTATGTTACTGTTAACACAGCTGAAGATTCTGGACTGCTTGATTTTGCTTGGCGTACATCTTGGCAAACAGGCTGCCCATCGTTACCAAAGACCCACTGTCCAGTACCAGGAGTGAGGTGTATGACAGCAGAGAGCACCGGCAGAGAACATGTCCACTGGCCATGTTCAGCAGGAACAGAAACCTGTTTTGCACTGCTCCTTCAGAAAGGGGAGTACTGGAAGTATGTGCAGTTACACGCCTCCAATTTACAAAAAGAATTCAATATTATAATCCTGACACTATTCCGAGACACATCCTTATCTGACATCAGTCAGCACAGTTCAGCAACATCAGTAGAGCATTAGGTGAGGAACCTGCTCCATAATTCCTATCtgttattattaattttaaagcCGTTCCACCACATTTCTCAGGAAACGACTTTACTACATCTAAAATTTTAGGCCTAGCCTGAAAGATAATGTCTCTATCATAGAAAAAGGGGAAccataatgaaatgttttcttttctttttctgttttattttaggcAAGAAATCCTTCAGCATGTTGATGTAAtaaaaaatttttctttgacTAAGAACAGTGTTCGGATTGGACAGCTGATGCATTATGATTATTCCAGCCATAAGTATGTTTTTTCTATTAGCAATAACTTCAGATCACTGCTTCCAGATGTGTCACCAATCCTGAATAAGCATTATAACATTTGCGCCGTGGTTGGGAATAGTGGAATCCTGACTGGAAGTCAGTGTGGACAAGAAATAGAtaaatctgattttgtttttcgtTGCAATTTTGCTCCAACTGAGGCTTTCCAAAGAGATGTTGGAAGGAAAACCAATCTTACAACCTTCAATCCCAGCATCCTGGAGAAGTATTACAACAATCTTTTGACCATTCAGGATcgcaacaacttttttttaagtttaaaaaagctTGATGGGGCCATTCTTTGGATCCCCGCTTTTTTCTTCCACACGTCAGCAACAGTCACAAGAACACTGGTTGACTTCTTTGTTGAGCATAGAGGGCAACTAAAAGTCCAGTTGGCTTGGCCAGGAAATATAATGCAACATGTTAACAGGTGTGTGTTTTCTCTTGCAGTTAATTTGTTCAAGTATGTATCTCTGTATATAAAtacaattgtatttatttttctattcatgCCTAAACTGATATGCACTCTCTAACTAGTTAGCGCCTGGTACTGTTTACTTTTAGCAGAAATGCAGCTTTGTTATTGCTTCAGTCAGTAGTTCAATTATTTCTTTGCAGATGTAAATGGCATCTGTGCCTTGGTTTGATTGCTCACACACAGGGGTATATTCCACCACTGGACTCTGCTCCTGCCAGTGCTTCCCCAAAGACAGAAGGAGCGCAGAGGAGTTGAATGAGATTCTGCATAAGCAAAACATCATCTGTGGAAGAATTTTGCTTGATGCAGATCTCCTCAGCTAGCAAGTAGGGATGCTAACAGGCATAACTGCAGAGTGGCCCAAAAAAGGCTGTAATAAATCATACAAGGATAATGTTGTCAACCTCATTAGCAAATGCACATGTGACTAGTGTTTAATGAATTTACTTTCTTGGGTAAGGCACTACttttcctggttaaaaaaaaaaaaagacaaaaacacagTCTGAAGGGGGGCCACAAGAGGGAATATTGATCAGAGTGTCAAAAAGAATATTCTGCACTCCTATTTATTACAGACAGACCTAAGCAGCAATCCTTACCTTATTCAGATCATCAGCCTTGCGTATGGATGGGCTCCACGCGGTAATTCTTTCTCTTACAGCAAACCTGTGGGTATTGTTTCTACCCTAAACTAACATGCCTGTATTATTTTCACAGATACTGGAAAAACAAGCATTTGTCACCCAAGCGCCTGAGCACAGGTATTCTCATGTACACCCTTGCTTCTGCGATATGTGAAGAGATTCACTTGTATGGATTCTGGCCGTTCGGATTCGATCCCAACACCCGGGAAGATCTCCCATACCATTACTATGATAAGAAAGGAACAAAGTTTACGACCAAGTGGCAGGAGTcccaccagctgcctgcagagTTCCAGCTGCTCTACAGGATGCACGGTGAAGGACTGGCCAAACTCACCTTGTCGCATTGTGCCTAAGAACCTGAATCTCCAAGTGCCAAATCATTGTCTAAAAAGTGCCCAAAACTGAGTTAAACATTCTTCAGATAgaattctaaaaaacaaacaaacaaacaaacaaatactaaaatattttccataagaTAAAGATGCTTTTTGATCACCCTTGTCACTGCTCACCAGAGGGTTTAAGCGTATTTAGCAATGCAGACGCATTTACCAGATTCTGTGGATGCTATTCATGCAGCAGAAAAGttggaatattttgcatttatgcaTATGCTACTAAATATGTTTTaagatatttcatattttagcaTTCCACTAAACGCCTCTAAATCTCCTAATTTTATTGTTCCATTCAGATCAGAATTCGAAATGTTAGTTTTAAAAGAGTTCGCTTCTCTTGTATATGTTGCTGTGAATAGTTCAGCATAGGTAGATTGCCATGGCCAATTGAAAAAGCTGCTCAGAATTCCAGTTTACCATCGCTTCCAAGGTCTTTGGTGTGGATCCTAATTTCCACAGCTTGCATGTTTTCATATTTactgaactttcctttttttttcagaataacatGAAGAAGGTCAAAATACGGCCTGTATCATAGCTAGGCATTTATAATACTCTTAGAATACTTCAGTGTTTTAATTCAATTTGGGCCGAATCGTAGTCAAAATTAGATGAACTGAAACACTTTCGTTCACATCTATGGGGTACTGTTTGGCCCTTTAGttttaaagttaaaatacaaaaacaagcagtattattttttattttttttgcactttGGTTCGGTGCTGCAGAGGACCCCGACAGCCGCCCCCGTGCCCGCCGCAGCCTGGCGGGCATCTGTATCGCGAGCAGGGACGTAGCGGACCGTGCCCACCCCCAGGTAGCCAGACACAGCTCCTCGGTTAGCGAATATAACTGCGTCTAGCAGGAACAGAATAACTGTGAACAGAATAAGATCAAAGCCcaaagtagtatttttaaaaatatatatttttaaagagaagtgagTGTAACAGGAATGCAGGCAACAGGAAATACAGTCACTCACCAGATTTTCACATTCGCATCTCTAAACCCACATTCAGGCGACTGAATTAGTGGCCTCATTTTCAGGTCACAACGAAACGTTCACTGCAGTCAAAGAAGACGTAGGTTTTTGAGTACCTTTGAAAATCAGACTATTTGCTAAGAGGACAAATTTTAGGGTCACTTAAAGTTTGAAAATGTTGGCCAGTATGTCTCAGGATAAAGGAGTCTGTAAAATGCctgtttttcttattaaaacaattatacttaaaagtattttaacatttttatataattCTGTATTACGCCAAGTGAGACCTGACTATCCACTGAAAGAAGATgcaaaagtgcattttaaatcaTACTTTAAAATTCCAGAGTTTCATTTTTCTAAGGGTCTTTACTTACAAGTAGATGtagaaagcaaggaaggagatCCCTGGTATGATATAAAATCCCAAGCAATGTCGAGTGTCTCCTGGTGCCCGTGGGCATCCCTGGCGCCCCACAGCTCCGCCGGCCGTTCCCCTTAGGGTTAGGCCTGAGCCATTCCCTCCCAGCCCCGATGCCCCTTAAAGCCATCAATCCCCACCTTGCAACAGTTCCAAAACGCCTGATTTccagtgcttgtggtgggaaaAATGACTGTATCCTCCACGAGACTAAATTTAGTAAATGTAGTATGTCCGTGGCAATTCCAGCTGGGAGAGACTTCATCCTGGAAATACCAGGGATTTTAAAGCCATGTAGAAAGTCACCCTTTCTTCCCTATTTTAATTATCCAACATgttctggcttttatttttaaacggGTATTTGGAGCTTGGACGTGCTATGGAAGAAGCTGGGATGCTCTCTGATGTGGCAGAGTACAGCCGACACCAACCTGATGTCAATGGGTGACTTCAGATTCGCTTCTGTAGAAAATTCATTGCTGCTAAGTTTTCTTTCCCAGTCGCATCAGTCTGCATCAGCATTTCTGCTCTCTTTGGCTTTCCTTGCTGTTATAGTAAGCCTGTACTCATCACTATTCATACAGCAAAGTATGACTTCTAGTAAATGTTATTACTAAGACATAGCTGTGTAGTAGTAGTAGTGCATTATGCCATATGGTGCTATatgatttattattaatattaccaTTTATTATTTGTGTTGTAGCAGCAGCATGCAAGGGCCCAGCCGGGGATCAGAGTTCAGCCGCGCTAGATCGGCAGCGAGCAAGCAGGCAGGCTGTCCCGAGAGCTCGCGATTGCCAGCGTCCCCCGGGGAAGAGCCGAGGGCCCCCTTGGCAGAGCCGTCCCCGGCAAGACGCGGCGGCGCCCGCTGCCGGGGACTAACCCAAAAGGCGTATCGAAGCCAGCAGCGAGGCACTCCTGGGCAAGAGTAAGAGCCGGGGAGAAACACCAGTTGTAGCTAAGTCCTTTGAGAAACCTCTCTTGAGGCACCTGTGGGTatgggtttttatttttgcatgttcccccctcaaaaaaaaaaaaaaacggaaaaagAGCAActataaaggaaaggaagggtTCTGCACTAGTTATTAATGAAGAGCATCAATTAATCATTTCCAGTGTAATTTGCTATTGAACTGTGCAGCACACGCGTGTTTGCTAGGGCAGGCAAATCACTCTGCAAGTCACGGAGGTGTGGAGCTGAAAATGCGCCCAGCAGCCAGGACCCAGCTCTGACTGTGGTCCACCCGCTAGGGAAAGGCCGCGGCTGGCTtcagggctgggcagcagcaagcGAGGCACCCTGGCTCGTGGGTAGCCCCAGGTGTCTTAGCTGAGAGGCGGGTTATCATTTCCATGGAGGGAGTGAACGTGTTTAATCAGCGCATTAAAGCCATGTGAACGATTGCCATCCTATTTTGCTTGAATGTCGAGGCCAGCGTGCTCTATACCGCTTTTAACTGCCGGCTCTCTGCAGTGAGAAATCGCACTGGCAGAAGCTGTTTGGCTGCTGTGTATTGTTTACATGATATAACTAGTTTAAATTTGATGTCATTGCAAGTAAATATTCGTTAGTCTAAACAAATGTCTTTCCATCCACTCATGTACCAAGAGGCATTTTTTGGGATGGGAACAGCCCGCCTGGGGCGAGGTCCTGAGTCCTCGCTGGGGTTTGGCAGCACCTTCACGCTGGCGGCGCCAGCTGCTCTCCCCGACGGCAGCGGGACTGCCAGCCGGGCGCACGCTCAGGCGTGAAACCGAGCCAGTCTGGTACAGAGCTGCGTCATTTTTAGTGAAACTCAGAGACGAAGTTCCCTGGCGCTAAGCTGACGGGAGTGCTGCCAGGTGCCGGGATCCCCCGTCCCCGCGGGAGGGCTCGCGGGGCGCGAGGCTGCCCCTCGCTGCCGCACCTTGTTGGAGAAACCCCAGCGGAGCAGTTCTGGACTGACTTGCAGTCTGCCCAAATTGTGCCTATTTCCCTGAGTCTTCACgcggaagaaaaaagggaagaaagttcTGACAGTCTTAGAGTCCTAAATCAGTCTTTTCTGAATAGCgcatattttctttcaatttcaaaATTACTTCTTTGAGCACCTATGTTAGAAGATTAAAGAGTAGATATTAGATACTGAAACCAAACACTTAAATTGTCCCCAGGtactttttcatactttttcttaacctattttttaaaatttgcctttCTTTCCTAATCATGAAAAAGTTACAATAACTGTCCACAGCTTTTCAGAAGCAGGATGTGCGTTAAAAGGATCACAATGGAAAAGCATGTTGCATGCACAGGAGCTTAATTTAACCTCCTTAATTTAAGCAAATGCAGCATCTCTCTGAGCTCCATCGCACTCGTAGTAAAGTCATGCTATAACAAAAGGCAAAGGACTCCTCCGGGGtagggcaggagcaggcgacGGGGACGAGGCGTGACATCGCCGCTGCGCGTCCAGCCTGGGGGGACGGTGCAGCTGGGCTGCAACTTCACCGAGGCGCGAAGAGGCACCGAGTGCTCAGTACAGAGCACAGAAATGATTGCAAATATCCAGAAATGGGAATACAGAAAAATTATTGACAAAGGGCCATATTATATCATTGATTTTTAAGCAAAACTCCCCATTGATTTTTCAGAACCACATTGAACATTTCAGaatcattgattttaatggggaGTTCTGCTCCAAAATCGATGGCGCAATACAGCCCAAAGTAAATTGCTTCTGAGTATCAATATTTTTTGCCCGAGTTGTTGCAATGTGGAAAATGGTCTTTCAAATGTGCATCTtctgtttctgcctgttttcttAGAGGCTCTTTGAATTCTGCTTTTGTTGAGAGACTAAAGAGAAAGGGCTGGGGACGGCGATGGTGATGCCAGCAGTGATTGCGGGCGGCCTCTGTCTTCCCAGGAAGGCAAAGACCCTCCTGATTCCTCCAGTTCAGGAAGGGGCCGCTTCCACGCATCCCCGTTTTCACACCGTTTATGCATGCGGAGCCACGTACCAGGGGCCTCATCCTGAGCTCCTTGGGATGCAAGTGCCTTTGGCGCTGCTCGAGGTCGGTGTCGTCACCTCCTTCGTTAGATGCCGGCGGGAAAGGGCCGGCGTCGTGGGGTACCTGGGCTCCCCACGCTGTCAGGGCAGGGAAATCTGAGCTGACATCCGCGGGCACCTCCACGGGCCTGGCTCCGTGAAGGACAGCCCAACCAGCATCTGCGCCGCACATCGCAGAGCTCTGAGGCGAGGCGAGATCTGTCCCCCCTCCCACCGCTCCCCACCTTTGTCTTACAGGTCTGAGCTTAACGTCCTTCCCGTGCTGCATCTGACCCGTGGTGCTCGTAAGTTTGATTTTATAGAAAAACGGTTCTCCCTTTCAGCGGGGACAAAGTCCATGCTCAGGCATGGCGGAGAGCCCTAGAAGGAGTGAGCGGTTTTGCTTGGCGCCCCTTAAATCAGAGACAACGGTCAACGAAGGGCTAGATTTTGCCACTTGCAGTGAGCTGCCGGTGCTTCATTTCGGGAGTCAGGTGACAGATTTTGGTTGTGTTTCATGGAGAGCTGAAAACCCAAAGgatgcagaagagaaaatgagcGAGGAATAGAGGTTCTCCAAATCAGCATCTCTCCGAGgcagaaactgcattttcattAAATATGTGCGTGTGCTCCTGTCTAGTGAATGTGGCTCCTGCTGCAGGAAGGTGCCAGCTGCAGCCTTCAATGCTGAGGACAGTAAATCGCATCTGCATTTGTTATCATCTTGGCTagactcttccttcctttttgtttgctCCAAAATCTTTCTGTCTCTGTGCATCTAAATGAATTCTTGATGGTTCAGGGAAAATACTCGCTATTATTACTGAATGTCTAGACAAACAAATATAGCTAAATGAAAGTATGCGTAATGCAGTGTAATCAATATGTGTAAGTACAAAACATTTTAGCTTAAAAAATCAAAAGGAGTCCTGGGTGCACGCAGGGAGCTGCATGCACAtcggctggccctgcagcagctgtCCGCTCTCCGCGGGCATCCGTGCAGTTGGGGATACGCACGCGTGGGCTCCCGAAGGAGCAGGACAGCACAGGTCAGCAGTTGTGCGCATCCAGATGTCACTTCTTGTGTTGGGGATTGGGCCATAGAGCAGTGAAATATGAAGTAGAACGTGTACATAACAATGGAAATAGGTGTGTCACTTCTTTTATTCACCTTTGTTTCGTATTTTAGTTGCTTGCATCTTTTCAGTGAATGGTAGCAGGACATGTAAAGAAGTCATTTTGGCTACCGGTTTTAATTGTTGAGTATACCAAAAAGCAAGTATTGTGAAATCTAACTGACTGTGAATGGAGGTTGCAAAAATGAATCTTTTAGAAAGCAGATTTCTGTAGATGAATGTGTCTTTATTCTAATGACTATACAGTTCAAtgcctgatggagttgttttcaataaaaaagataaatatttaaaaaaaagaaaaaaaacgccATAGCTGTAATAAAGGATTCCTTATTTAATGGCCATActaaaagtattatttatttttagtggcTAATGTCCGTAAAGGGCCAGAATACCGTCTCAGGTGAACGGCATACTAAGCTGCACATGTTATGAAATATGTTGCAAGCAAAACTGGTGTTTAGTCTTGCTCCCACTTAAGAGGCATTGCTGGCTTCAGTGAGATCAGGATCGGGCCCACAGAATTACGTGTTTTGTACCAGATGTGGCGGCACATCTGAGATCTGAGTGTGGCCTGCACAGGCTATTGTGCATGTAAATAATGCTGTCGCATTTGTGAGCGAGGAACCTGGTTCTTTTTGTAAAGGAATACTGCATATTTGTTGTGACCATAGTTTGTGGAGAAAAATGCAATGATTCATTTTGAATCTTTCGGCAATGTTACTGTTTGGTGTGAATGTGCCTGCAACATTGACTCATGTGCCAAAACACAATATTGAatgcattgtttttaaataaaatgttttattgtgcATTGAAAGTCTGTAAAACTAAAGTGCGTCCACTtcttgctttattattattttattaactacCTATTGTCAATAATAACTAATGGCCTGAATTTGATGGGGTTTTTTCTGTGCCGTATACACACTCTATTGAACAGCAGAAAGTGATTTGAATCAAAAagcattctgtattttaaaggatACGCTGTGTGGTTGGAAATACCCACAAACAGTCCATG comes from Struthio camelus isolate bStrCam1 chromosome Z, bStrCam1.hap1, whole genome shotgun sequence and encodes:
- the LOC138064700 gene encoding alpha-N-acetylneuraminate alpha-2,8-sialyltransferase ST8SIA3, with the protein product MRSCKMVRVASVLGLVMLSIALLILSLISYVSLKKDNIFGAPRSAGAGGPRMYMFHAGFRSQFALKFLDPSFVPITNSLTHELQEKPSKWTFNRTAFAHQRQEILQHVDVIKNFSLTKNSVRIGQLMHYDYSSHKYVFSISNNFRSLLPDVSPILNKHYNICAVVGNSGILTGSQCGQEIDKSDFVFRCNFAPTEAFQRDVGRKTNLTTFNPSILEKYYNNLLTIQDRNNFFLSLKKLDGAILWIPAFFFHTSATVTRTLVDFFVEHRGQLKVQLAWPGNIMQHVNRYWKNKHLSPKRLSTGILMYTLASAICEEIHLYGFWPFGFDPNTREDLPYHYYDKKGTKFTTKWQESHQLPAEFQLLYRMHGEGLAKLTLSHCA